Within Vigna unguiculata cultivar IT97K-499-35 chromosome 2, ASM411807v1, whole genome shotgun sequence, the genomic segment CTAACGAGGAGACTTAATAATACATAAGAAGCATGTAAACAAATCCCAGAGACAAAGTGATGACTGAAGGCACTCCCAAACACCTACCACCGCCAGAGCCAACGTTAGCATTCTGTTGCAGAAGGTTTTTCTTGTCGGCGTTCGAGAGTTCTACCTTTCGTTGTTGTGATGGCAAAATGTAAGGGTACATAACAGAGTCATTTACGAAAGAGTGGTCAAGTCCAAGTAAATGCCCTATCTCGTGCATCGCCACACTCTCCAAGTCCAGAACTTCATCCTCCCACGACAAGCTGTTATTTTCACTGGGCAGTGCCCAGAACATGTTCGCGTTCAGACGTATCTCCGCCGTCTTCACGTTAGACGGAGGTTCCTCCCTTATAAAGCTGTAGCCAAACACGTCGCCATCAAAGCTGACATTGAAAATGTAGAAACCAACCTTAATGTCTGCGTCATCGTAGTTTGTCATGGTGAGGTTCAAACGCCCTGTGGCATTCGCCCAGCGCGTGAATGCCTGTTCGAACACTTTGGTGGCATTGTCGGGGATTTCACTTTCGGGAAGAAAACCGTAGGTGAGGTTGTTCTTTTGGAACCAGTGATTACCGGCTTTGGGCCACGACAGGTTTTGGGTGAAGCCGTAGGTGAAATTGATGTCGGGGACATAACATCGTGGTAGAGAGATTAGTTGTAAAGTCTGGTTGTTTAGGTCGCCGGTAACTTGGAGATTGAAAGTTTGCTGGAAGGTGCTGATGGCTAATACTGTTTGCTGGTCCAAATAATCGTCGAATGGGTCAGAGTATTGAAGGTAGCCATAGTTGTAAAAGTATTCTTTGATTTGAGACAAGCCTTTGATTTGCTgtggtgtttggtttggttgtGGGGAAGAAAAGTTTTGTTTGAGCAAAATGTCCACGACGTCTACAATCCATTTTGAGGGATATTTTCCCCTGAGGAACGATTTGAATACGTTTTGGGACCCTTTAAGAAAACCAGCCTTCGCGGGAAGGGATTGGTCCAGAAGGAGAAGGAACAATAATAGGAATGCACAAAGGTTTGGCTTCATTTTGATAGATATCATCAATTCGTGGTGGATATGAGGGGAATTGAGGGAATAATATATAGAGGAAGGTGAGTATGAGGGTTTCGACTTCCACTTTATTTTCATgagagaatccaaattctttttattttcatgtgttTAATCGtatattctcatttttttaaaatgatgtggttatatttgttaaaaggattaatatatttttttttattaaattgatattaacaAAGTTTAGaaagtgaaaatataaattgttttgtAATATGACATTAAACTCTTTGATGGATCTTTCGAAGAggattaatagaaaaatataacaaGTCTAATTTATAGGGGATTGACATCAACTTCAAcccaaaatattacaaatttatcaGCCAATTAGTATTCCTATTTGtattcctttttcattttaatgaGTATCTGATCCTCATTAAGACTTTCAATACAAGTACTCGTTTGAACTAATCATTAAGACAAATTTTTGGATCGGATAACACTTATAAGTCTTTTGAGAAGGAGAATCGTTATAGAGATCCAACATTAATGTAACATGAACTCATAAGATATGATACCACctcaacccaaaactttaaaacaatatatttttcttgtattaAACTTTCTGATTTTTACTCAAAGTAAAATTTATGCTTAGgcataaaaaaactttaaaagattgATATCGGTTTAAATGACCCAACCACATTAGATAATACTAAATAATCAccttaaaacattatttataccaatttaatagaaataatcatattgattctttttaactaatataaaaaacaagttGAACAAAAATATTGAATCATATCAAagaattataacaaatattggATGAAATGtgatattacttttttttatatgaagaGTCAACGTTATGAGGTTGTTAAAATGTTTAGTACTAGTAACTTGGTgtctgaaaaataattttcttagtataaaataaggtttgtgCGAGTTTAGGACTCAGGAAATAGAAAGTCGAAACTACAGTCAGATTGAAATAGACGCGCAACATGGCATGTATATATATGATCTTATAAAATTCTGATAGTCTAAGAGATTTTAGGAAGATACCAATGAGAATGCTATTACGAAAGTCAATGGAAATTacagtataaataataaatggcACTTGGtgggaaaaataat encodes:
- the LOC114174074 gene encoding metalloendoproteinase 1-like yields the protein MISIKMKPNLCAFLLLFLLLLDQSLPAKAGFLKGSQNVFKSFLRGKYPSKWIVDVVDILLKQNFSSPQPNQTPQQIKGLSQIKEYFYNYGYLQYSDPFDDYLDQQTVLAISTFQQTFNLQVTGDLNNQTLQLISLPRCYVPDINFTYGFTQNLSWPKAGNHWFQKNNLTYGFLPESEIPDNATKVFEQAFTRWANATGRLNLTMTNYDDADIKVGFYIFNVSFDGDVFGYSFIREEPPSNVKTAEIRLNANMFWALPSENNSLSWEDEVLDLESVAMHEIGHLLGLDHSFVNDSVMYPYILPSQQRKVELSNADKKNLLQQNANVGSGGGRCLGVPSVITLSLGFVYMLLMYY